One genomic window of Bradyrhizobium sp. B124 includes the following:
- a CDS encoding ABC transporter permease, translating into MSDAVVPHRSEDHPQAPAGWFGRTLDSDILYSFRRSRLTMVAAVITLLFFLLAIFASWLAVQNPFDPAQLQLINSRIAPLWTADGQSPFLLGTDEQGRDVLSAILYGLRISLAVGVAGVVFAGALGIALGLVAGYFGGVVDSVIMRIADVQLTFPAILIALLVNGVAKSLLGNRLDEMSTFGVLIIAIGLSFWVQYARTVRGSVMVEKNKDYVAAAQLIGLPAPKIMLRHVLPNTMGPILVIATINLALAIITEATLSFLGAGMPDTMPSLGTLIRIGNNYLFAGEWWIVAFPGIALAGLILSINLLGDWLRDALNPRLR; encoded by the coding sequence ATGTCCGACGCCGTCGTCCCCCATCGCTCCGAAGATCACCCACAGGCACCTGCCGGCTGGTTCGGGCGCACGCTCGACAGCGACATCCTCTATTCGTTCCGCCGTTCCAGGCTGACGATGGTCGCCGCCGTGATCACGCTGTTGTTCTTCCTGCTGGCAATCTTTGCGTCATGGCTTGCGGTGCAGAACCCGTTCGATCCGGCGCAGCTGCAGCTGATCAATTCGCGGATCGCGCCGTTGTGGACCGCCGACGGCCAGAGTCCGTTCCTGCTCGGCACCGACGAGCAGGGCCGCGACGTGCTCTCAGCGATCCTCTACGGCCTGCGCATCTCGCTTGCGGTCGGCGTTGCCGGCGTGGTCTTCGCCGGCGCGCTCGGGATCGCCCTTGGGCTGGTCGCCGGTTATTTCGGCGGCGTGGTCGACAGCGTGATCATGCGGATCGCCGACGTGCAGCTCACCTTCCCGGCGATCCTGATCGCGCTCCTGGTCAACGGTGTCGCCAAATCGCTGCTCGGCAACCGGCTCGACGAAATGAGTACGTTCGGCGTGCTGATCATCGCGATCGGCCTCAGTTTCTGGGTGCAATATGCCCGCACCGTGCGCGGCTCGGTCATGGTCGAGAAGAACAAGGATTATGTGGCGGCGGCGCAGCTGATCGGCCTGCCGGCGCCGAAGATCATGCTGCGGCACGTGCTGCCGAACACGATGGGCCCGATCCTGGTCATCGCCACCATCAACCTCGCGCTCGCGATCATCACCGAGGCGACGCTGTCTTTCCTCGGCGCCGGCATGCCCGACACCATGCCCTCGCTCGGCACCCTGATCCGGATCGGCAACAACTACCTGTTTGCCGGCGAATGGTGGATCGTCGCCTTCCCGGGCATCGCACTGGCAGGCCTGATCCTCTCCATCAATCTGCTCGGCGACTGGCTGCGCGACGCATTGAACCCAAGGCTCCGATGA
- a CDS encoding ABC transporter permease: MLAFTLRRVLQAIGVMLAVGVIAFAMFRFAGDPVSQIVSIDTSAAQRAEIRRSLGLNDSVLVQFGRYFINALQFKFGVSYQFRLPVSSLLAERLPATLELAICATLFAMVAGILMGVYSALRRDTVLAKLFQAVSLIGISLPTFLIGILLIYLFAVTLGWLPSFGRGEVVKLGWWTTGLLTVSGLKALIMPAITLGLFQMTLIMRLVRAEMLEVLRTDYIRFARARGLTTRAIHFGHALKNTLVPVITVAGLQFGSVIAFSIITETVFQWPGMGLLFVQAVQNVDIPIMAAYLLMVSLIFVTINLVVDILYTVVDPRLRSTIGRAA; this comes from the coding sequence ATGCTCGCTTTCACTCTTCGCCGCGTGCTGCAGGCGATCGGCGTGATGCTCGCCGTAGGCGTCATTGCGTTCGCGATGTTCCGCTTCGCCGGTGATCCGGTGAGCCAGATCGTCTCGATCGACACCTCGGCCGCGCAACGCGCTGAAATCCGGCGCTCGCTCGGCCTGAATGATTCGGTGCTGGTGCAGTTCGGCCGCTACTTCATCAATGCGCTGCAGTTCAAGTTTGGCGTGTCCTACCAGTTCCGCCTGCCGGTCTCATCGCTGCTGGCCGAGCGCCTGCCGGCGACGCTGGAGCTTGCGATCTGCGCCACGCTGTTCGCGATGGTCGCCGGCATCCTGATGGGGGTCTACTCGGCGCTGCGCCGCGACACCGTGCTCGCCAAATTATTCCAGGCCGTATCGCTGATCGGCATTTCGCTACCGACCTTCCTGATCGGCATCCTCCTGATCTATCTATTCGCGGTGACGTTGGGCTGGCTGCCCTCCTTCGGCCGCGGCGAGGTGGTAAAGCTCGGCTGGTGGACCACCGGGCTGCTCACCGTCTCCGGCCTGAAGGCCCTGATCATGCCGGCGATCACGCTCGGATTGTTCCAGATGACGCTGATCATGCGGCTGGTGCGCGCCGAAATGCTGGAAGTGCTGCGGACCGACTATATCCGCTTCGCCCGCGCCCGCGGGCTGACCACGCGCGCGATCCATTTCGGCCATGCGCTGAAGAACACCCTGGTTCCGGTGATCACCGTGGCCGGCCTGCAGTTTGGCTCGGTAATTGCTTTCTCGATCATCACCGAAACCGTGTTCCAATGGCCGGGCATGGGACTTCTGTTCGTGCAGGCCGTGCAAAACGTCGATATCCCGATCATGGCCGCGTATCTCCTGATGGTCTCGCTGATCTTCGTCACCATCAATCTCGTGGTCGACATCCTCTACACCGTGGTCGATCCGCGATTGCGCTCGACCATTGGCCGCGCGGCGTGA
- a CDS encoding ABC transporter substrate-binding protein produces MSVRWSLFAATAVALVALALPASAQTLKYANQGELKSLDPYTLKETTTIAHHAHVYEGLTARDKDLKIIPALAESWETLSPTKWRFHLRKGVKFHNGDPFTADDVLFSADRVRAKGSNFLSNVPADAKFTKVDDYTVDVTLDSPNPILTSQWDSWYIMDKKWCEENNAVAPTPASATTPSYAALHENGTGPFTIESHQPGVKTVFKAFPGYWRKPEHNLQEIIFTPIGSDATRVAALLSGEVDVIEPVPLQDIQRVNSSGVATVMTAPEIRTIFIGMDMARDELLYSNVKGKNPFKDIKVREAFYKTIDVDLIKTRVMRGMSTPSTLMIAPELYPLSKEFTRPKLDPDGAKKLLAEAGYPNGFEVTMDCPNDRYVNDAAICQAVVGMLARIGVKVNLLAQPKAQYFAKVLKPGGYQTSLFMLGWTPATSDSHNVLHDILGCRDDPKDSTRGEANLGGYCNKEVDALADKVLVETDTAKRDQLIKQAYEIVIKDYGYIPLHQQPLVWGVSKKVKLTQRADNQVLLYWATKQGE; encoded by the coding sequence ATGTCGGTACGTTGGAGTTTGTTTGCGGCGACTGCCGTCGCGCTGGTTGCCCTTGCCTTGCCGGCATCGGCCCAGACACTGAAATATGCCAATCAGGGCGAGCTGAAGTCGCTGGATCCTTACACGCTGAAGGAAACCACGACGATCGCGCACCACGCCCACGTCTACGAGGGCCTCACCGCGCGCGACAAGGACCTCAAGATCATTCCGGCACTGGCGGAAAGCTGGGAGACGCTGAGCCCGACCAAATGGCGCTTCCATCTGCGCAAGGGCGTGAAATTCCACAATGGTGATCCTTTCACCGCCGACGACGTGCTGTTCTCCGCCGACCGCGTCCGCGCCAAGGGCTCCAATTTCCTCAGCAATGTCCCGGCCGACGCCAAGTTCACCAAGGTCGACGACTACACGGTCGACGTGACACTGGATTCGCCCAATCCCATCCTGACCTCGCAGTGGGATAGCTGGTACATCATGGACAAGAAGTGGTGCGAGGAGAACAACGCCGTCGCACCGACGCCGGCCTCCGCGACCACGCCGAGCTACGCAGCGCTGCACGAGAACGGCACCGGCCCCTTCACGATCGAGAGCCACCAGCCCGGCGTGAAGACCGTGTTCAAGGCGTTTCCAGGCTATTGGCGCAAGCCCGAGCATAATCTCCAGGAGATCATCTTCACCCCGATCGGCTCCGACGCCACCCGCGTTGCCGCGCTGCTCTCGGGCGAGGTCGATGTCATCGAGCCGGTTCCGCTGCAGGACATCCAGCGCGTCAATTCCAGCGGCGTCGCCACCGTCATGACCGCGCCGGAGATCCGCACCATCTTCATCGGCATGGACATGGCGCGCGACGAGCTGCTGTACTCCAACGTCAAGGGCAAGAATCCGTTCAAGGACATCAAGGTCCGCGAAGCCTTCTACAAGACGATCGACGTCGACCTGATCAAGACCCGCGTCATGCGCGGCATGTCGACGCCCTCGACGCTGATGATCGCGCCCGAACTCTATCCGCTGTCGAAGGAGTTCACCCGGCCGAAGCTCGATCCCGATGGCGCCAAGAAGCTGTTGGCCGAGGCGGGCTATCCGAACGGCTTTGAAGTCACGATGGATTGCCCGAACGACCGCTACGTCAACGACGCCGCGATCTGCCAGGCGGTGGTCGGCATGCTGGCCCGCATCGGCGTCAAGGTGAACCTGCTGGCGCAGCCGAAGGCACAGTATTTCGCCAAGGTGCTGAAGCCCGGCGGCTACCAGACCTCGTTGTTCATGCTGGGCTGGACGCCTGCGACATCGGATTCCCACAACGTGCTGCACGACATCCTCGGCTGCCGCGACGACCCGAAGGACTCCACCCGAGGCGAAGCCAATCTCGGCGGTTACTGCAACAAGGAAGTCGACGCGCTCGCCGACAAGGTTCTGGTCGAGACTGACACTGCCAAGCGCGACCAGTTGATCAAGCAAGCCTACGAGATCGTCATCAAGGATTACGGCTACATTCCGCTGCATCAGCAACCGCTGGTGTGGGGCGTGTCAAAGAAGGTCAAATTGACCCAGCGCGCAGACAACCAGGTGCTGCTCTACTGGGCGACCAAACAAGGTGAATAG